cctgtggtataacgacagttgtttcccgcaatgcgaggataaatgttacatccattcacactcaaatacaagtataaacttcaaataaaaacacagaataAAAGATGGGATAAAATATTGCTTACGTTTTGTGCTGAGAAGGTAAACAGTGCATGTTGTCCGCTAAGTATTGGGTTCAAGGTATCTCCCTGATCCCAGTACATTTGCCCAACAGCTGAACCGCTGTCATCCAAAGCAATAATTAATCCGAACGGATTTTTTCTTGATAACTCAGTGTTAGAGGCAGGTTCCTGGGTTGGGATGACATAACCACCTCGTACATGGATGGGAATAGTTCCTATTGGAGCGCTAATGCTGGCGACATTACCTCGTGTACCTAACTCAACACCATTTGCATAGTCGTACCTACACAGCAAGAAAAACTTCAGTATTAGAAGTacttaataattattattggtactttttaattttgtggtAGTTTTAACGACAGGAGATGGGAAATGCAAATAAGAtacatgaaatttaaaaaaaccttaGTCAAATGCTGTAGCAAAagtcaataaaaatataaaaaggtgGCTACAATACCATCTTGCATCAGGGAAGTAAGCAGAAACAGAGGTCTCTCCTTGGTACAACACAGGGGAAAAGAGAAGTGCAGGACCCCACATAAATTGCTCGTCGATAGTAATTGTGTTTACGTCATTAATAAACTCAAAAGATAGAGGTCGCACAATACCAGTACCTGGTAAAAGATAATTTTGGCACCAGTGTAAGACAGTggtttattgtttgtaaaacaGCGCAATATAGCAATGCTAATATGTTTAtgctatatgggtgaagtgcTATGGCAAGGCATGCCAGGATATTAGAAAGAGTTGGCTCATAACCAAACCCTTAATGTTATCTATAgcagaaatataaaagtaaaagaaatGTGATTCTGTTCATATCACGCGGCTGAATTAGTTATTTACCACTGGTTGCACATTGCTTATTTATCTACtattaaaaatctaaactAAATTGAATAGTTTGGGTGCAACAGCTAAGTTTTTGTCACTATTTTCTACACTTTTATCCTTAGCATGTTTCAAGAACTGTTgctttgctgttgattcccttcccttagaaatttaaataacataatcttCGCCATCGCTTtgaaagataaataaaaattatgttaagtTTATTAGAAACAGTGTTGCCACAATAGAAAATTATTAGGGTAGTTTTATCACATAATCAGATGTGCAACACTCAATTACCTGCAGTGTGTGCTGTGTAGAAGAGCTCGTACAAATATGGTAGCAAAGTATATCGAGTACGAAGTACTGCCCTCGATCGAGCAGCGAATGCATCCCCCCATGCGGCAGGGTCTTGCTCTTTGTATCCTAGCCCATTATGGTTTCTGGAGAACGGGTAGAATGCACCAAGTTCCATCCAACGATCGCAAAGTTCTTCCTGAGCGTCACCATTGAACCCACAGATGTCAGCTCCAACCTTATAGTAAGGACAGTTTTAATGACATacagtttatgtttaaagtcctattgtggtaaaaataaataaaccaatcctggtaaaaataaataaaccaaactcTAGGTTGGAGCTAACACCAATCCTGGCATAAAGATGTCAGTTCTAACCTTAGATGgggattttataattcaagACATTAGAAACAGTTTATGTTGATTTGCGGGTAATGGGGCAATCTTGGACTAAAAGCAGGCAGTTCGGGTTCGAAGTTTTAGGTAAAGGGCCAACTCTAGcataaatcctaggacccatagCTTGCCACGCTGCTGGATCTCAcacacatagaatagaataaagtCCTTTTCACATTAGGTTTTATTCAACATTTGAACCGgtagtttaaatttgttttacgtTCTATAGattgttaaaagtaaaactttatagAACAATCTTTTAGCGGCTCATGTCGTACAAAACGCAGgatatttccaacgtttcgtttGCCTTCTAGCAAGACTTTATCAGGGAATGTAGCGCAACAATACAAGCAagtgaaaaatataaacattattgaatatttattgattatagaaaagtaaaacatgaTCTTACATAAGGTATTCCAAACATGTTGAATTCCAACATTCCAATGACTGACATTTTCAGATCATGCCAATCAGAGTTGTTATCACCAAGCCAATGTGCCGCCCATTGTCCCGACCCAACGTACGTACTTCTGCTAACTACGAATGGTCGCTTACCGGTTGCTGCTGTGGCAGATCTGaagtagaataaataaataaatgtaacttatttaatgaTCTGGTGCAGCGAAAAcctaaccaacaaaaatcaaccCATAACACGTGTTATGGACACGCCTCCGTGCACACCCACGACAGAAAAGCACTGGCATGCCTTAGCCACGTGACTTGCGCAATGTGCCGCAGTCAGCGTGCttcattattaattgtgtCGTGCttcattattaattgtgtaGTTATGTAGTAATCAGTGTCGCTATGTCGCAATTTAGTGCCCTTTATATACGTGTGTGCTCGCCTTTTCATTCTTCAACTTGGCGTCTCAATACAAACCCAAGAACAcaacaacacgggtgttgttttatacaccttgtgtctaattacaagttactacatatgtaacttagtcGGTGatttgattattattttggGAAGGATTTCCCTTGAcaaaacctcacccacatagaatagaaacaaaCAGTAAGATACTATAAAAGCAATAATAAATTTCTTACAGTATCGTCACATTAGATTGACTCCACCCATACAAGTTATGCACATCGTAATGGTTACCAAGTTTATGCAAATGATCAGGACACATGGTCTTATCCGCAAGTATATCACCCCAGATCTctgtacaaatatataaaaaaaaattgaaaaggtTAATgcattttgtatgttttaagttGTAAGATatgttaaatgaatttttttaaatatttcatttttaaactaagCAAATGTAATTGTAAAGCCAACCTTAACTTTCGTTATGCTAATATAACAATTTGCAAAGTTTGGCTCATGAACAGTATTGAACAATAATGTTATAGGatcttatattaaaacatggttaaaaaaaacctgataaaaaaaagaaaaaagaaactaaaaagCAGAAGAAGAAACCTAGCcgataaaaaaactaaaaattagaaataaaaatacttgattaaagaatgaaaaaaaacttaaaaataaatcctgattaaaaaacgaatttaaaattattttccaaaCTTGTGTACTTGGTTTATAAGGCGGGTTGTTAAGAGCATTGGTTGCGCAACCACTCGTGCTGCCGGCCACAAAGTTTGCTGGTTCGTTCATATCCTGCGTGAAACAATTTCTATtaagtaaatgtaacttgcattATCCTAGGAAAACGCCAGTCGTTATTACATAATGtactatttaaaactaaaaattagtATATCCTGCaataattaatttgatttaaaactaaaacttggATAATTCATTGATTCTATATTAGTCAGGTCATGCGCAGAGGCATGTCAGTGGACGTGGAaattaagccagagttggtaCATTTCGCCACTACTagattaaatgtttaaaactgaaaatttatatatttttgctaatattttacagaaatgaatgaaaatttgtatagtaattaaaaattaaagtttatatatttttgctgatatttttaataaatgaatgagaACTTGTTTTACATAAAGTAGTTAAATGCACTTACAATCCAAAGTCCATCAAAGTTGATTGTCTTATGGAAGTCTACACACTGATCTGTCCACCAGGTTTCAGTGTCTGGGTTGGTGTAATCTGGAAATGCACATTGACCAGGAGGCCACACCTAAGAgttttgaaaaaagaaaatttaaaactttttataaatggatcaaaaaaaaacaaaacaaatcaaatgaaaaaaaactttaatgcagtgtttaaattttaggatatatttatttaaaagttactacaaaatttaaaacatttttcaggtccttgtcaaggacagaatagaatataataaaaggtGAATCAGAAAATCAAAAACCGAATAAAACCAGTTCTTACTCGTCCAGATGCAGGAGTTACTCCATCTGACTCGGTAACAAACACATTCATCGAAGCTCCTATGTCATAAGGTGGGTAAGTACCAGCTGGGTCGTCTTCAGTGATGCAGGGATCCTgtaagtgttttatttaagttaaaacagaGGTGTGggaaatattataacaacaatTATAGCAAAGGTgtcacaaaatatataaaacaaaatgtattacgaaaatttcacaaaaaacTATAACAAAAGTGTTGGGGCATGCCAAGCTGGCGATAAGAAACTTCAGGGGTCACCGGCAGTTCACCAAATTGTTACAAGTACTGCATGTATTAGTATTATACTATTAATTGTAAAGGGTTGTGAAAAATGTTAGAAACTTAAAATGAGTCGCTTAAGTTTTGGAAAGCCCTGTCAAAAACAACCAgactttaaattataaatcacTTGTTTCACCAACACCAACCTACCAAGATAATAATATAATGCTTTCCACCGCTTTGTAGCTGTTTAACATAATCAGGCAAGCCAGCATAGTTGGTATGATCGTAAGTGAAGTCTCTTCGTTCATCCATGTAGTCAATATCACCATACTGAACGTCCTGTGGTTTAAACATGGCATAAATAGATGTTTCATTATAATATgcatatcatatatatatatatatattaatacacaTTTAAGATTGTTATAAAGTGTAAAAATCAATGCCATCATACTAAACATCATGTAGTTTGAACAGACAACACGCAACTTGGACAAGCTATAATTAGTGACTCCAAGCTCAATATGATACTACAATTATAATacgatatttaaaaaaaatatgttacttgcgatactatataaaaaatatgatgaATATGATACTATAAAAGTTTTCTTTACATAATATTGCTCCAAATCAGTgttataaaagaaatatatatataccattgGGATATCATAAGCATCCATTCTTGCCACAGTGGCCTTCACAACATCCAAGCTTCCGTAACCATAACGACAAAGCTGGAATCCAAGGGACCAATATGGGGGCATGAATGGAGTTCCAATGGCAGTGTTATACTGTTCAATTACACTGTTTGGTTCTGGACCAAGGAAGACATACATGTCCAATACACCTCCTATAGTTCTGTACACAACGCCAGGTGCTGGTGTCAAGGTCACatctgtatttttattaatgtaaataatttttgtcaaGGTAAAATCTGCATTGAAAATAATCTTTAGAtctgtattataaatattaaaaaaaatctaggTCAGGGTTTTTATTTGCACTtgtgtaatttatttgtttatatatatttatcgaAGTTTGCCGACTTGAAAAAATGGatgaatgcaacttttttattcttacgtGGCAGtaaacaacagttataaaaaaacacgggtcttctgtttcatacacctcatgcccacttacaagttaccacgtacattacatttattttcagtAGGAGATGTAATTTAGTTATTAAAATGCACTTTCTCAATAAAATGATcttctttttactttttttaatttacgttaaacaaataaatgatcTCGATGTAACCAAGCAAACTTATCACCTTGTGCATTGGAATTGAGGAAAAGAACTCCGTGAGATTTTCCATCATCTTCAACAGATACATAGAATGGGTGAGTCCCATAGAGATTTGCACCTGGATCTGGGGGTTGGTCCCTCGCGTACATTCCAAAGCTCTCCCATTCAAATGTGTGCTACAGAAAAAGGacggaaaattaaaaatgaaaaactgctgtcacaaaaacaaaaaatcacaaaattggaaaaaagaaaaaaaaaagttgaagcttaataaaaatcataaaacattGCTTAAATAGGCGTCCACACTTTTTTCCCGTTACTATGCAACTCAAAAATATCCAGAACCTTCTACTTaacagatttttaattttaaattttggtggAATGTGTTAGAGGTTGTTCGTTATGGGTTATTAGTTGGAGGTTAAAGGTTATAAGGGCTAGTAGTTGGTTGTTACGTTAAGAAGTTAACAGATAACTTAGTAGGGGATTCATCACTAGCAGCATCTTTTTTGTCCAACTCACAGCAAGCGTTTGATGTTCTTGTTCACCGAACCCATACATTGTTTTGGTTGGAACACGAGTTGCGATCTGCAGGAACTGATTACTGAAGGTCAAACCACCTAATGAAGTATCGAGTAGAACAGCTCCGGTGGATTGTCTGATCACCTAAAGATTGTatcaaaaagtaaatttaaaaaaaacaatgctaTTGTGTATGGGTCAGGGTCTAATGAGTCAATAAactgtgattttttttcaaattcaaaGACTAGTGTGCCATTGAGCTAATGGGCCAATCTTAGGATGGCATGCCAGGTTTTGGGACTtcacaaatacaaaatagaTGAGCACCAGGGCACCCTGGGGAACCTGGAATAAAGCCATGTTGTCCTGTGTCTTAATGGcaaaattgttatattttttagaacttaatatgtgttataaattctcactttaaagtaaaaagaagGATCATTGAAAAACTGTATATCATAAAGTGGGTTTGAAGGGGGGCTTGGGTCTGCTCCATTGATTGTAAGAGGAACCTCAAATCGATCTTCAGAGGAATCGTAAAACTTAATGTGGATTC
The genomic region above belongs to Ciona intestinalis unplaced genomic scaffold, KH HT000094.2, whole genome shotgun sequence and contains:
- the LOC100179130 gene encoding LOW QUALITY PROTEIN: lysosomal alpha-glucosidase-like (The sequence of the model RefSeq protein was modified relative to this genomic sequence to represent the inferred CDS: deleted 2 bases in 1 codon) translates to MHFLWWLVLAISCEAALGYTAATCPSTVPEWSRVDCYPESGSNEASCNSRGCMWCEASVQGPPWCFYDDATTAAPPGEGCSSCSSCSNKVDCYPEAGSSEGGCYDRGCLWCPSNVPNEPWCLVPDGGAIVNPPIQTLDVLLTSQKPRESIVILVEELLNLDVRVLAAFGARAILMAYHGVFSTQPIFQKVLTMMKESIAFLKGFSPSLCTERSCAFANTNSPNAPMCYFQNDQYGYSMQGTPVATYNGYRVTLNRIHTSTLFGDDVDTVTLDVTFDTQSRIHIKFYDSSEDRFEVPLTINGADPSPPSNPLYDIQFFNDPSFYFKVIRQSTGAVLLDTSLGGLTFSNQFLQIATRVPTKTMYGFGEQEHQTLAHTFEWESFGMYARDQPPDPGANLYGTHPFYVSVEDDGKSHGVLFLNSNAQDVTLTPAPGVVYRTIGGVLDMYVFLGPEPNSVIEQYNTAIGTPFMPPYWSLGFQLCRYGYGSLDVVKATVARMDAYDIPMDVQYGDIDYMDERRDFTYDHTNYAGLPDYVKQLQSGGKHYIIILDPCITEDDPAGTYPPYDIGASMNVFVTESDGVTPASGRVWPPGQCAFPDYTNPDTETWWTDQCVDFHKTINFDGLWIDMNEPANFVAGSTSGCATNALNNPPYKPKIWGDILADKTMCPDHLHKLGNHYDVHNLYGWSQSNVTILSATAATGKRPFVVSRSTYVGSGQWAAHWLGDNNSDWHDLKMSVIGMLEFNMFGIPYVGADICGFNGDAQEELCDRWMELGAFYPFSRNHNGLGYKEQDPAAWGDAFAARSRAVLRTRYTLLPYLYELFYTAHTAGTGIVRPLSFEFINDVNTITIDEQFMWGPALLFSPVLYQGETSVSAYFPDARWYDYANGVELGTRGNVASISAPIGTIPIHVRGGYVIPTQEPASNTELSRKNPFGLIIALDDSGSAVGQMYWDQGDTLNPILSGQHALFTFSAQNNKLTTSASGSSSIMSSMTMGSLRIMGVSSSPQSVTVNGVSKSFTVSNSQVTVSNINVVMSGSFEVQW